CGGCGCGCAGACTCCAATCGATGTCCGCGGTGATAACTGAGCTCGACTCGTTGCTCGCGTGCACCATGTCACAACCTGCTGGCGCCCGTGCGGGGCGTCCAGACCCCGTGGAAACACTGACGGCGTCTCTTCCTCGGGCGAAGGGCCTCTTGGAGCGGGTCGAGCGACATCTCGCCGTCACCAGGGCCAACTACTTCGATCCTTCGCGCTATGGCGAACTCTTCGTCCGTTACGAGTCGCTCAGAACGGAGTTCCTGCGAAGCGAAATATTGCGGGACCTTCCTGAGCGACCCGCGAACACCTCCCCAACGTCGGACTTCGACGGTCGGGGTTACATCATGCGGACGCAGATAGAATCCCTGCGAGATGACCTCCGGTACGCGATTACCGTGATCGAAGAGGACGCCAAGCTGGCGAAATTCTAGCCGTGTCACACGGCCGGCGCCTGGCCAGCCGGCCCACAGTGCGGAGGGTCAATCAGCCGCCGTCTGCCATCTGCGGCGTCAGCCGACCCACAGAGCCCGCAGACCGGCAGTGAGAGGCAATGTCCGCCGCGTGCGCCGCAGGCACGTGCGCTCCCGAGGGCGACATTCGGCGTGCCATGACGATCCTCGTGTTTGACGCCCATACCAGGGCCGCCCCCCCCTCACACCGTGAACGTCATCTTCTTCTCCCCATCCAGCCCCACCTTGATCGTCGTCCCCTCCGCATACCGGTTGCCCAACAGCGACTCCGCCAAGGGATCCTGCAGCTGCTTCAAGATCGCCCTCCTCAACGGGCGCGCGCCGAGGGCGGGCTCGTAGCCGAGCTCGACCAGGCGGCCCTTGGCCTCCTCCGTCAGCTCGAGCTTCACACGGCGGTCGGCCAGGAGCTTCTCCAGGCGGCGTAGCTGGATGTCGACGATCTTGCGCAGGTCGGCCTTGGTCAGGGAGCGGAACACGACCACGTCGTCGATGCGGTTCAGGAACTCGGGGCGGAAGAACTCGCTGAGCTGGCTCATCAGCACGTCGCGCAGGGCCTCGCGGCCGTCTTCGGTCTCGAACAGCTTCACGTCGGTCTCCAGGATGCGCTGCGAGCCGATGTTGCTCGTCATGATCACCACGGTGTTCGAGAAGTCGGCGGTGCGGCCGCGGCCGTCGGTGAGGCGGCCGTCGTCGAGCACCTGGAGGAGCAGGTTGAAGACGTCTGCGTGGGCCTTCTCGACCTCGTCGAAGAGCAGGACGGAGTAGGGGCGGCGGCGGACGGCCTCGGTGAGGAAGCCGCCTTGCTCGCTGTCGGCGTAGCCGGGGGGCGCGCCGATCAGGCGCTGGGCCATGTGGCGCTCCATGAACTCGCTCATGTCGAGCCGGGTGAGGGCGGCCTCGTCGTCGAACAGGAACTCCGCCAGGGCCTTGCCCAGCTCCGTCTTGCCGACGCCGCTCGGGCCGAGGAAGAGGAAGCTGCCGATGGGCTTGCCGGGATCGCGCAGGCCGACGCGGCCGCGGCGCACGGCGCGGGCGATGGCCTTGACGGCCTCGTCCTGGCCCACGACGCGCTGCTCGAGCCGCGCTTCCATCTTGAGCAGCTTGTCGGCCTCGCCTTCGAGCATCTTGGCGACCGGGATGCCAGTCCAGATGGCGAGCGTCCCGGCGACGTCGCTCTCCGTGACCACGCGCGAGCCCTCGACGACGACGCCGACGCTGCGCGCGGCCTCCTCGGCGGCGTGGTAGCGCTTCTCGAGCTCCGGCACGGTGACGTGCTCGAGCTCACCGAGCTTTGCGAAGTCCTTCTTGCCGCGGGCGTCTTCCAGGGCGGCGCGGGACGATTCGAGCTCGCTCTTCAGGGCGCGGACCGCCGCCACCGCGCCGCGCCGGGACTCGAGCTTGCTCTTCATCTCGGTGACCTTGGGCTCGAGCTCGGTGAGCTCCGCGGCGAGCCGGTCTCGGGTGGCTCGCGTCGCTGCGTCGTCCGTCCGCTCGAGCGAATGGAGCTGCGCCTTCAAGGACTCGGCGCGGCGGATGGCGGCGTCCACCAGCGCCGGGATGCCGTCGGTCTCGACGCGCTTCGAGGCCGAGCTCTCGTCGAGCAGGTCGATGGCGCTGTCCGGGAGGAAGCGGTCCTGCAAGTAGCGCTTGGCGAGGCGCACGGCGGAGTTGATGGCGCCCTCGCTGATCTCGACCTGGTGCCGATCTTCGTAGCGGCTGGCGACGCCGCGCAGGATCTCGACGGCGCCGTCCACGCTCGGCTCGTCGATGGGCAGGGTCGTGAACGCGCGCAACACGGTCGCGTCTTTATCGGCGATCTTGCGTAATCCCTCGGGGGTGGTGGTGGCGAGCATGCGGATTTCGCCGCGGTGAAGCGGCGACTTCAGGAAATCCCCGACGCCGGTGCCGGCCGGGCCCTGTCCGAACAGCTGCTCGAGGCCCCGCGCCACGAGCACGGGCTGGCCGCGCTTGTCGTCCGAGAGCGCATAGGGCATTTGAACTGCCAAAACCCACCAAGCCGAGAGTACGCGCTCGACGGCTTCGGGTCGAGATCACCTCCCGCACCCCGACCCCCGGCGCCGATTGGGCTCGCCGGGCGCCGATTGTGCTCGCCGGGTCCTCTGTCGGGCTCGATCACCCTCGCCAAGCGCGCGCGACACACCTCCGCCCCCAGCGAAGTCGCCGGTCGCCTCACCCCTCCCCGAACCCCATCCCCAATTGCTCGGGCACGCGGACGGGGACTCTCGCCGTGGGCGGCGCTCTCGATCCGAGGCCGTCCTCGTGCTCCGCAATCAGCCGCGTGATGGCCGCGCGGCTCGTGGCGACCTCCGCCCACCTCATCGGGCCGGAGCAACGCGGGCACGTCTCGACATCGGCCGCGAACACGTGCGCCAGCAACCACGCCCACCGCTTCCGCCCGACCGGCGCATCGTCCTTCTCGCCGAGCAGCTCGAGCTGATCGCCTCGAGCCGGAGGTGGCTTGTGACAGGCCGCATCCACGGGCGGCTTGGGCACGACGAGGGCCCGGCGCGATGAGTGGCTCGAGAGCACCCGAAATACCGGAGCATGTGAAAGCGTGGAGGCGGCACGGCCGCCACCAACCGCGCAATCAGGTCGTGGGGCTCGAGCACCAGCGCGCGGGTGCCGTCCCGCCACACCTTCTTGAAGATGAGCTCGAGCCTGCCGTCCTGCCGGCGCTCGAGGCGGTCCTGCGCGATCGGAGGGCGCGTGATGATTAGCGAGCCGCTCCACTCGTCGCCGATCTCGGCCGTCGATGACCTGCGCCGCATGCAAGTTGATGCCGCGCACCTCCGCGATGGGCGCATCCGTCGCGTCCGCGGCACGCGAGCGCTCGGGCACCCGCCGGCACGACCAACCGCAAGAGCGGCTTGCCTGCACGCTCACCGCTCACGCCAATGCCCTGAGCTGCCGCCGCGTAACACGCAGCCAGCCCCGGCTCGTCAAAGCAGAGCTCCGGCAGCTCCTGCTCACCGAGCTCGGGGTCGAGGCTCCGCCCGTGCGCTTTGAGGATGCTCTCGATGCGGGCCGCAGTGCGCGCTGCGACCTGCGCCACGTC
This sequence is a window from Myxococcales bacterium. Protein-coding genes within it:
- a CDS encoding transposase, with product MRRRSSTAEIGDEWSGSLIITRPPIAQDRLERRQDGRLELIFKKVWRDGTRALVLEPHDLIARLVAAVPPPRFHMLRYFGCSRATHRAGPSSCPSRPWMRPVTSHLRLEAISSSCSARRTMRRSGGSGGRGCWRTCSRPMSRRARVAPAR
- a CDS encoding transposase — its product is MPWGLRSLLGYDRKLCSEVVSAFMAEVDRSLRWRAKRELGISSVASCHTGSVVAVQRTDSALRLNVHFHALVLDGVYVHADGDPRAPLEFRELDAPTHADVAQVAARTAARIESILKAHGRSLDPELGEQELPELCFDEPGLAACYAAAAQGIGVSGERAGKPLLRLVVPAGARALACRGRDGCAHRGGARHQLACGAGHRRPRSATSGAAR
- a CDS encoding AAA family ATPase produces the protein MPYALSDDKRGQPVLVARGLEQLFGQGPAGTGVGDFLKSPLHRGEIRMLATTTPEGLRKIADKDATVLRAFTTLPIDEPSVDGAVEILRGVASRYEDRHQVEISEGAINSAVRLAKRYLQDRFLPDSAIDLLDESSASKRVETDGIPALVDAAIRRAESLKAQLHSLERTDDAATRATRDRLAAELTELEPKVTEMKSKLESRRGAVAAVRALKSELESSRAALEDARGKKDFAKLGELEHVTVPELEKRYHAAEEAARSVGVVVEGSRVVTESDVAGTLAIWTGIPVAKMLEGEADKLLKMEARLEQRVVGQDEAVKAIARAVRRGRVGLRDPGKPIGSFLFLGPSGVGKTELGKALAEFLFDDEAALTRLDMSEFMERHMAQRLIGAPPGYADSEQGGFLTEAVRRRPYSVLLFDEVEKAHADVFNLLLQVLDDGRLTDGRGRTADFSNTVVIMTSNIGSQRILETDVKLFETEDGREALRDVLMSQLSEFFRPEFLNRIDDVVVFRSLTKADLRKIVDIQLRRLEKLLADRRVKLELTEEAKGRLVELGYEPALGARPLRRAILKQLQDPLAESLLGNRYAEGTTIKVGLDGEKKMTFTV